The Gemmatimonadaceae bacterium genomic sequence AGATGGTACATGGGGCTGAAGCACTCCTTGAGGGCGTACAGCGGGCTCGTGCCGATGTCGCCGTATACCACGCCGAGCGCGGTGAGCGTCAGCAGCGCGAGGCGGCGGCCGGTGGGGTGCTGGTCGTGATGATGCCCCGCGCGCGGCTGCTGCTGCACGGGAAACATCGACGTCTGCGCACGCAGCACGTCGCCCGGCACGGCGTTCGCCGCGTTGACGGGGCCGGGCTCGGCGGTGGGGCCACTCGGGTGCCGAAGCTCCCGAGCGGCGCCTTGAGACGGCTCGTCGCCGGGCTGTTCGCCGGCGCTATCCTGAGCGGCCGCCGCCGAGTCCTGCGCGGCAGCCGAAGAAGTCTGGTCGTTTGGCATGATCAGGTACGGAAACCTGAAATGTAGAACCGGGACCAGTTGAAGAGGGAGGGCGGCCGATCCCCCGGCGCCACGGGGCTACTCGTACCGGAGCGCCTGAATCGGATCGAGCTTGGCGGCCCGCCGTGCCGGCCAGACCCCGAAGACCAGCCCGACCGCCGCCGAGAAGGCAAAGGCCATCACGACCGACTGCGAACTGATGGAGGTATTCCACGCAAAGACCTTGCTGAGCGCATAGGCCCCGCCGCTCCCCACCGCGACGCCAATCGCGCCGCCCAGGATGCACAGCACCACGGCCTCGATCAGGAACTGGAACAGGATGTTGTTGCCGGTGGCGCCGAGCGCCTTCCGCACCCCGATCTCGCGCGTCCGCTCGGTGACCGAGACGAGCATGATGTTCATGATCCCGATCCCGCCCACGATCAGCGACACCGCCGCGATCCCGGCGAGGAGCGAGCCGAACACCTTGCTCGTTTCGGCAAAGGTCGTGAGGAAGTCGGCCTGATTGCGGATGGTGAAATCGTCGTCCTTCTCGCGCGCCAGTCGATGTTCGCGGCGGAGGATCTTCTGGATCTCGGCCATCGCCTCGGGGATCTTCTCCTCGCTCTTGGCGAGCACCGACACCGAGCGGATGCGATCAGTCCCGAGCACACGGAAGCGCGCCGTGTTGAGCGGGATGAGGATCTGATCGTCGGGGTTCATGAACGGCGACGACTGCCCCTTGCTCTTGAGTACGCCGATCACGGTGAACTGAATGCCGCGAATGCGCACATTCTCGCCGATGATCGCGTCGGGGTTCGACACACCGAGGTTTTCGAGTACCGCGGGCCCGAGGACGGCGAAGCGCTGCTTCCCCTGATCCTCCTGGGTCGTGAACATCCGACCGCCCTGCAGCTCGTACTTGCGGACTTCGAGGTAGTTGGCTGTCGTGCCGACAACCTGCGTGCTCGCGTTCTTCGACTGGAACTGGATCTGCAGCTGCCGCGACATCTCCGGCTGCACCGCATTGAGGAGCGTCGCCTGCTCATCGAGCGCCGCTGCGTCGGCCATGGTGAGCTTCGCGCGATCCGCTTCCGCCGCCACCCCGCCCATCCCGCGCACCTGCCCGGGGGTCACCGTGAGGAGCGTGGTGCCGAGCGCCGTGATGCGATCCTTGATGGCCACCTGCGCCCCGCGCCCGATGCCATCCATGGCGATCACCGCTCCCACGCCGATGACAATGCCGAGCATCGTCAGGATCGAGCGCAGCTTGTTCGCTCGCAGGGCCCCCAGCGCGACCCGGATCACTTCGGCGTAGAGCATCGCTAGCGCCCCCCACCCGGCGGCCGCGCGCCGCCACCACCACCACCACCACCACCGCCGCCGCCACGCGCGCCACCGGCCGCACCGCCACCCCCCGGCGCGCTCATGCCCGGCATGCCGCCGCCGGTCATGCTGCGGAACCGATCGTTCTGCTGGTCACGCTTCTGCTGGAGCATCCCGACGTTGAGCGTCGCGACCTTGTCGCCTTCCTGCAGCCCGCTCAGCACTTCGGAGTAGTCGTAGTTGGAGGCGCCCAAGCGCACGATGCGCGGCCCGAACTTCCCCGCCGCATCCTGCACGAACACCAGCGCCGTACGCGGCCGAATAGGCGACCCGCCCGGCGACCCCCCCGCCATCCCCGCCCCCATCGTGCCCCCACCGCCACCGCGACGGCCGCCCCCGCCCGCCGAGCCATCCGCCGTTGGTCTTCCCGCCGTTTGTCTTCCCGCCGTTCGACTTCCCGCCGTTCCCGAAGTCCCAGCTCCCGCAGTTCCAGCTTCCGCAGTCCGGGCTTCCGCAGCCCCCGCCGCCTCCACTCCGCGCGCCTGCGCCGCATCCGACCCGCGCCCCGCGCCCCCGCCGTTCCCGCCCCCCGCCCGCATCGCCGCCTGCTGCGCCTGCACGGACGCCGTCACCGAGTCCGGGTTCAGTCCCACCACCGCCGCCGCCGTCGCCGCTTCGCGCACCGTGCGCACCGCGTCATTCGTCACCGCCAGGACGCCCTCGCGACGATCCACCAGCATCGACACCTCGCCGTTCATCCCCGGCTTCAGGTAGCCCTCGCTGTTGTCGAGCGAAATGATCACCGGGAACATCGTGACGCTCTGCTGCACGACGGCCTGTGGTTCGATCTTCTCCACGAGCCCCTGGAATGGGCGATCCGGATAGGCGTCTACGGTGACGCGCGCCGACTGCCCCGCGCGCACGCTGCCGATATCTGTTTCGTTCACCAGCGCGCGCATGCGCACACGCGTGAGGTTGGCCATCTTGAGCAGCGTCGTGCCGCCCGTGACCGAGCCCGTGGCCGACGCGATGACCTGACCGAGCGACACCGGCTTGTCGATGATCGTGCCATCGACGGGGGCCACCACGGTGGCGTCTTCGAGGCGCTGCTTGGCGAGATCCACGTTGGTGGTGGCACGTACGATCGCGCCCTGCGCCTGCGTGAGCTGCAGCTGCGCGCTTTCGTACTCCGGCGTGGTGATGATGCGCGTCTTGTACAGCTCGTCCGACCGCTTCTTGTTGGCCTGCGCCACCTCGAGCTGCGCCTTCGCGCTGTTGAGGTCGGCCATCGCCTGATCGTACTGATTCTTCACGTCGCGCGTATCGACCTGCACGAGCAA encodes the following:
- a CDS encoding ABC transporter permease, yielding MLYAEVIRVALGALRANKLRSILTMLGIVIGVGAVIAMDGIGRGAQVAIKDRITALGTTLLTVTPGQVRGMGGVAAEADRAKLTMADAAALDEQATLLNAVQPEMSRQLQIQFQSKNASTQVVGTTANYLEVRKYELQGGRMFTTQEDQGKQRFAVLGPAVLENLGVSNPDAIIGENVRIRGIQFTVIGVLKSKGQSSPFMNPDDQILIPLNTARFRVLGTDRIRSVSVLAKSEEKIPEAMAEIQKILRREHRLAREKDDDFTIRNQADFLTTFAETSKVFGSLLAGIAAVSLIVGGIGIMNIMLVSVTERTREIGVRKALGATGNNILFQFLIEAVVLCILGGAIGVAVGSGGAYALSKVFAWNTSISSQSVVMAFAFSAAVGLVFGVWPARRAAKLDPIQALRYE
- a CDS encoding efflux RND transporter periplasmic adaptor subunit; the protein is MRIGHGGLALAAGVSLALSACAKKKEAVAPVGTDVVAKRTIVVDAQATGAVEPINVIEVKSKASGQIVKIPVETGTMVKAGDLLVQVDTRDVKNQYDQAMADLNSAKAQLEVAQANKKRSDELYKTRIITTPEYESAQLQLTQAQGAIVRATTNVDLAKQRLEDATVVAPVDGTIIDKPVSLGQVIASATGSVTGGTTLLKMANLTRVRMRALVNETDIGSVRAGQSARVTVDAYPDRPFQGLVEKIEPQAVVQQSVTMFPVIISLDNSEGYLKPGMNGEVSMLVDRREGVLAVTNDAVRTVREAATAAAVVGLNPDSVTASVQAQQAAMRAGGGNGGGAGRGSDAAQARGVEAAGAAEARTAEAGTAGAGTSGTAGSRTAGRQTAGRPTADGSAGGGGRRGGGGGTMGAGMAGGSPGGSPIRPRTALVFVQDAAGKFGPRIVRLGASNYDYSEVLSGLQEGDKVATLNVGMLQQKRDQQNDRFRSMTGGGMPGMSAPGGGGAAGGARGGGGGGGGGGGGARPPGGGR